In Arthrobacter sp. B3I4, the following proteins share a genomic window:
- a CDS encoding bifunctional [glutamine synthetase] adenylyltransferase/[glutamine synthetase]-adenylyl-L-tyrosine phosphorylase, with protein MSLARRLIAAGFDDLEKGERFLAAPELEGLDQDVLFAGFQLAANPDTALQSLVRLIEKHPELRKLAAGDPDRSEPLYRVLGASEALGEFLIRHPEHLDAFDTRASPEPVPAEAAALRTRLLQSVRADPKAARPVAGLTGQEGYAALRTAYRRGLVELAIKDLCAADPLDYLPAVGAELADLAGAAIEAALAVSRAEATEQFSAAEVADVGLAVIGMGKCGARELNYISDVDVIYVIDGGALEDSRAITVGTALASGISRAVMSTSREPGLWEVDANLRPEGKSGPLVRTLASHESYYARWAESWEFQALLKARTIAGDAALGARYETAVAPLIWSSAGREGFVESVRSMRRRVTEHIPAEEEQRQIKLGRGGLRDVEFTVQLLQLVHGKSDESLRCRDTTSAITALSAGGYIGRSDATEFDRAYRYLRLLEHRIQLFQLRRTHLMPIKEASLRSLAKAVLGPFSTERPSPDALLGAWRKTKRSVRELHERIFYRPLLNTAAALSTEDARLTPEAAQGRLAALGYLDPPGAMRHIEALTAGVSRRAALQRQLLPILLGWLAEGVDPDAGLLAFRRISEALGTTHWYLGLLRDSTAAAERLCHVLSSSRLISDLLEVSPESVAWLGSDKDLVPFSFEAQWLEITSKMSRHSKPESAMRLIRLIRRREILRIAIADSAGLLDQDQVGAALADTDRAAVLGALRVAETVVTASEPLKTHVLVVAMGRQGGREIGYGSDADVMYVHRGLPGVPDDEAQEQAGRIVGKLSALLTQPLKPAILAERVLMVDADLRPEGKSGPMVRSLDSFAEYYRRWSLVWEAQALLRARPMAGDDQLAADFTALIDPIRYPETLSEQDVREVRRVKARVEAERLPRGADPARHLKLGRGGLSDVEWLAQLLQLCHAGKHPELRTTSTVQALEAAASLDLLEAGEVVLLLRAWRLASRIRSANVIWTGRASDLLPSSRRDLEAVARWCGYGQGNAATLEEDYLRLSRRTRAVFERVFYGQ; from the coding sequence GTGAGCCTGGCACGGCGCCTGATCGCCGCAGGTTTTGACGACCTCGAGAAAGGCGAGCGGTTCCTCGCCGCCCCGGAACTGGAGGGACTGGACCAGGACGTCCTTTTTGCCGGGTTCCAGCTGGCCGCCAACCCAGACACGGCGCTGCAGTCCCTGGTCCGGTTGATCGAGAAGCACCCGGAGCTGCGGAAACTGGCCGCGGGTGACCCGGACCGCAGTGAACCGCTCTACCGGGTGCTCGGGGCGTCGGAGGCGCTCGGCGAGTTCCTCATCCGGCATCCCGAGCACCTCGACGCGTTCGACACCAGGGCCAGCCCCGAACCGGTGCCGGCCGAGGCTGCCGCGCTGCGCACCCGGCTGTTGCAGTCCGTGCGCGCCGACCCCAAGGCGGCCAGGCCGGTGGCCGGGCTGACCGGGCAGGAAGGGTACGCCGCCCTGCGCACCGCATACCGCCGCGGCCTGGTGGAGCTGGCCATCAAGGACCTGTGCGCTGCCGACCCGCTGGATTACCTGCCCGCCGTCGGGGCGGAGCTGGCCGACCTTGCCGGCGCCGCGATTGAGGCGGCGCTGGCGGTGTCCCGGGCCGAAGCCACGGAGCAGTTCAGCGCAGCGGAGGTGGCCGACGTCGGGCTGGCCGTGATCGGGATGGGCAAATGCGGCGCCCGCGAACTGAACTACATCTCCGACGTCGACGTCATCTACGTGATCGACGGCGGCGCGCTGGAGGATTCCCGGGCAATCACTGTCGGCACCGCCCTCGCCTCGGGCATTTCGCGGGCCGTGATGTCCACCAGCCGCGAACCGGGCCTGTGGGAGGTCGACGCGAACCTGCGGCCGGAGGGCAAGTCAGGACCCCTGGTCCGCACCCTGGCCTCACACGAGAGCTATTACGCGCGCTGGGCCGAAAGCTGGGAATTCCAGGCCCTGCTCAAAGCCCGTACCATCGCCGGGGACGCCGCCCTCGGCGCCCGGTACGAGACGGCGGTCGCACCGCTGATCTGGTCCTCGGCCGGCCGGGAAGGCTTCGTCGAGTCTGTCCGGTCGATGCGCCGCCGGGTCACCGAACACATCCCGGCCGAGGAGGAGCAACGGCAGATCAAGCTGGGCCGCGGCGGCCTGCGCGACGTCGAATTCACCGTCCAGCTGCTGCAGCTGGTGCACGGCAAGTCGGACGAGTCACTGCGCTGCCGGGACACCACCTCCGCGATCACGGCGCTCTCCGCCGGCGGCTACATCGGACGCTCCGACGCGACGGAGTTCGACCGCGCCTACCGCTACCTGCGTCTGCTCGAACACCGGATCCAGCTGTTCCAGCTGCGCCGCACCCACCTCATGCCGATCAAGGAAGCCTCGCTGCGGTCCCTGGCCAAGGCGGTGCTGGGCCCGTTCTCCACCGAACGCCCGAGCCCCGATGCCCTCCTCGGCGCGTGGCGGAAGACCAAACGCTCGGTGCGCGAACTGCACGAACGGATCTTCTACCGCCCGCTGCTCAACACGGCAGCCGCGCTCAGCACCGAGGACGCCAGGCTCACGCCGGAAGCCGCCCAGGGCCGGCTCGCCGCGCTTGGTTACCTCGACCCGCCGGGGGCCATGCGGCACATCGAGGCGCTCACCGCCGGGGTCAGCCGCCGCGCGGCGCTGCAGCGGCAGCTGCTGCCCATCCTGCTCGGCTGGCTCGCTGAAGGGGTGGACCCCGACGCCGGCCTGCTGGCCTTCCGCCGGATCAGCGAGGCGCTGGGCACCACGCACTGGTACCTTGGCCTGCTGCGGGATTCGACGGCGGCGGCCGAGCGGCTTTGCCACGTGCTCTCCAGCTCCCGGCTGATCTCGGACCTGCTGGAGGTCTCGCCCGAGTCGGTGGCCTGGCTGGGCTCGGACAAGGACCTCGTCCCGTTCAGTTTCGAGGCACAGTGGCTGGAGATCACCTCCAAAATGTCCCGGCATTCGAAACCGGAAAGCGCCATGCGGCTGATCCGGCTGATCCGGCGGCGCGAAATCCTGCGGATTGCGATTGCCGACAGCGCCGGGTTGCTTGACCAGGACCAAGTGGGCGCGGCGCTGGCCGACACCGACCGTGCCGCCGTGCTCGGTGCCCTCCGGGTAGCCGAAACGGTCGTCACGGCGTCGGAACCGCTCAAGACCCATGTGCTGGTGGTCGCGATGGGGCGCCAGGGTGGCCGGGAGATCGGCTACGGTTCCGACGCAGACGTCATGTACGTCCACCGCGGCCTGCCCGGGGTTCCGGACGACGAGGCGCAGGAACAGGCGGGCCGGATCGTCGGCAAGCTGTCAGCCCTGCTGACCCAGCCGCTGAAGCCCGCCATCCTCGCCGAGCGGGTGCTCATGGTGGACGCCGATCTGCGCCCTGAAGGCAAGAGCGGCCCAATGGTGCGCTCGCTCGATTCCTTCGCCGAGTATTACCGGCGCTGGTCCCTGGTCTGGGAGGCCCAGGCGCTGCTGCGGGCCCGGCCGATGGCCGGCGACGATCAGCTGGCGGCCGACTTCACCGCGCTGATCGATCCAATCCGCTACCCGGAGACGCTCTCGGAGCAGGACGTCCGGGAAGTCAGGCGGGTCAAGGCCCGGGTGGAAGCCGAACGGCTGCCGCGCGGCGCGGACCCGGCGCGGCACCTTAAACTGGGCCGCGGCGGCCTGAGCGACGTCGAATGGCTCGCCCAGCTGCTGCAGCTGTGCCACGCCGGGAAGCACCCGGAGCTGCGGACCACCTCCACCGTGCAGGCCCTTGAAGCCGCTGCCAGCCTGGACCTGCTGGAAGCCGGGGAAGTGGTGCTGTTGCTCCGGGCCTGGCGGCTCGCGAGCCGGATCCGCTCCGCCAACGTGATCTGGACCGGCCGGGCCTCGGACCTGCTGCCCTCCTCGCGGCGTGACCTGGAGGCTGTGGCCCGCTGGTGCGGCTACGGGCAGGGCAACGCGGCAACACTCGAAGAAGATTACCTGCGCCTCAGCCGGCGGACGCGTGCTGTCTTCGAACGGGTGTTTTACGGCCAGTAA
- the glnA gene encoding type I glutamate--ammonia ligase gives MDRQQEFVLRTIEERDVRFVRLWFTDVVGSLKSVALAPAEVEGAFEEGLGFDGSSIEGLARVFESDMLAQPDPSTFQILPWRGETEATSRMFCDILTPDGEPSAADPRNVLKRNLAKAADMGFTCYTHPEIEFYLLKSQQPGPDGAPVPVDEGGYFDHVPGGVAQDFRRTAVTMLESVGISVEFSHHEAGPGQNEIDLRYADALQTADNIMTFRTVIKEVALQQGTYATFMPKPFTAHPGSGMHTHFSLFEGDTNAFYEAGAEFQLSETARQFIAGILKHAPEFTAVTNQFVNSYKRLWGGGEAPSYLSWGHNNRSALVRVPLYKPGKGQSARVEYRGIDAAANPYLAYAVLLGAGLKGIEEGYQLPAAAEDDIWSLSSAERRAMGHDPLPASLHDAIRTMEDSELMPQILGEQVFEHFLRNKRAEWQDYRLQVTPYELQRNLAIL, from the coding sequence ATGGACCGCCAGCAAGAGTTTGTCCTGCGGACGATCGAAGAGCGCGACGTGCGCTTCGTGCGCCTGTGGTTCACCGACGTCGTGGGCTCGCTGAAGTCGGTCGCCCTTGCCCCGGCCGAAGTCGAAGGTGCCTTTGAAGAGGGCCTGGGTTTTGACGGTTCCTCGATCGAGGGCCTGGCCCGTGTTTTCGAATCGGACATGCTGGCCCAGCCGGACCCTTCCACCTTCCAGATCCTGCCCTGGCGCGGTGAAACGGAAGCCACCTCGCGGATGTTCTGCGACATCCTGACGCCCGACGGCGAGCCGTCCGCCGCGGACCCGCGCAACGTGCTCAAGCGCAACCTGGCCAAGGCCGCGGACATGGGCTTCACCTGCTACACCCACCCAGAAATCGAGTTCTACCTGCTGAAGTCCCAGCAGCCCGGCCCCGACGGCGCGCCCGTCCCGGTGGACGAGGGCGGCTACTTCGACCACGTGCCCGGGGGCGTCGCCCAGGACTTCCGGCGCACCGCCGTGACGATGCTGGAATCCGTGGGCATCTCGGTGGAGTTCAGCCACCATGAGGCCGGACCGGGCCAGAACGAGATCGATCTGCGCTACGCGGACGCCCTGCAGACCGCGGATAACATCATGACCTTCCGCACCGTGATCAAGGAAGTCGCGCTGCAGCAGGGCACCTACGCCACGTTCATGCCCAAGCCGTTCACGGCGCACCCCGGGTCGGGCATGCACACCCACTTCTCGCTCTTCGAGGGCGACACCAACGCCTTTTACGAGGCGGGAGCGGAGTTCCAGCTCTCCGAGACCGCCCGGCAGTTCATTGCCGGCATCCTCAAGCACGCCCCCGAGTTCACCGCCGTGACCAACCAGTTCGTGAACTCCTACAAGCGGCTCTGGGGCGGGGGAGAAGCCCCCAGCTACCTCAGCTGGGGCCACAACAACCGCTCCGCGCTGGTCCGGGTGCCGCTCTACAAGCCCGGCAAGGGCCAGTCAGCCCGGGTCGAGTACCGCGGCATCGATGCCGCCGCCAACCCGTACCTGGCCTACGCCGTGCTGCTGGGCGCCGGGCTTAAGGGCATCGAGGAGGGCTACCAGCTGCCTGCGGCGGCCGAGGACGACATCTGGTCGCTGAGCTCGGCCGAGCGCCGCGCCATGGGCCACGACCCGCTGCCGGCCAGCCTGCACGACGCGATCCGCACCATGGAAGACTCCGAGCTCATGCCGCAGATTCTGGGCGAGCAGGTGTTCGAGCACTTCCTGCGCAACAAGCGGGCCGAGTGGCAGGATTACCGCCTGCAGGTGACGCCCTACGAGCTGCAGCGCAACCTGGCCATCCTGTAG
- the panB gene encoding 3-methyl-2-oxobutanoate hydroxymethyltransferase codes for MAPNSSDSTTSAELAAPYGTGPAAGAAKNGAPGNSAPVSGAPQDGAAADSAATDSAATDSARKPVARIRTHHLRQAKLSGERFAMLTAYDQYTAEIFDQAGIEVLLVGDSASNNVFGNETSLPVTVDELIPLCRAVARSARRALVVADLPFGSYEVSPQQAVATGVRFLKEGLAQAVKIEGGKFYAETVRAMVQAGIPVMAHIGFTPQSEHALGGYRVQGRGDDAQRLIEDAVALADAGAFCVLMEMVPAPTAAAVDAAVEVPTIGIGAGNATTGQVLVWQDMAGLRGGKMAKFVKQYADLRTTLSDAAKAYGEDVRSGQFPGPEHSF; via the coding sequence ATGGCCCCCAACAGCTCCGATTCCACCACGTCCGCAGAACTCGCCGCCCCGTACGGCACCGGCCCCGCAGCCGGCGCCGCCAAGAACGGTGCGCCGGGCAACAGTGCGCCCGTGAGCGGTGCGCCCCAGGACGGCGCCGCCGCGGACAGTGCCGCCACGGACAGTGCCGCCACGGACAGTGCCCGCAAGCCGGTGGCCAGGATCCGCACCCACCACCTGCGCCAGGCCAAGCTCAGCGGGGAGCGCTTTGCCATGCTGACCGCGTACGACCAGTACACCGCCGAGATCTTTGACCAGGCCGGCATCGAGGTGCTGCTGGTGGGCGACTCCGCGTCCAACAACGTTTTTGGCAACGAAACGTCCCTGCCCGTCACCGTCGATGAGCTGATCCCGCTGTGCCGCGCCGTCGCCCGCTCCGCCCGGCGCGCCCTCGTGGTGGCGGACCTGCCCTTCGGCAGTTACGAGGTGTCCCCGCAGCAGGCGGTGGCAACCGGCGTGCGGTTCCTCAAGGAAGGACTGGCGCAGGCGGTCAAGATCGAGGGCGGAAAGTTCTACGCCGAGACCGTCCGCGCGATGGTCCAGGCCGGCATTCCGGTGATGGCCCACATCGGCTTCACCCCGCAAAGCGAGCACGCCCTGGGCGGCTACCGGGTCCAGGGCCGCGGCGACGACGCGCAGCGGCTGATCGAGGACGCCGTCGCGCTGGCCGACGCCGGCGCCTTCTGCGTGCTGATGGAGATGGTTCCGGCGCCGACGGCGGCTGCGGTGGACGCCGCCGTCGAGGTCCCCACGATCGGGATCGGCGCCGGCAACGCGACCACCGGCCAGGTGCTGGTCTGGCAGGACATGGCCGGGCTGCGCGGCGGGAAGATGGCCAAGTTCGTCAAGCAGTACGCGGACCTGAGGACCACGCTCAGCGACGCAGCGAAAGCCTACGGCGAGGACGTCCGGTCCGGACAGTTCCCCGGCCCGGAGCACTCCTTCTAG
- a CDS encoding SPOR domain-containing protein has protein sequence MTEFWYNVNTHEIEEDAMSDWSQLIGPYKTREEAAHALEKVKARNEAWDKGEDD, from the coding sequence ATGACCGAGTTCTGGTACAACGTCAACACCCACGAGATTGAAGAAGACGCCATGTCTGACTGGAGCCAGCTGATCGGCCCCTACAAGACCCGGGAAGAAGCCGCGCACGCCCTCGAGAAGGTCAAGGCCCGCAACGAGGCCTGGGACAAGGGCGAGGACGACTAG
- the map gene encoding type I methionyl aminopeptidase has product MPSLTSTAPIGTLVPGTVSPQLPVPASIPRPEYVGKAAPAKFTGSEVKSAETIEKIRIASRIAAQAIVEVGKHIVPGVTTDQLDRVGHEFLLDHNAYPSTLGYRGFPKSLCSSLNEVICHGIPDTTVVQDGDILNIDITAFIGGVHGDTNFTFLVGEVDEESRLLVERTQESLRRAIRAVAPGREINVIGRTIESYAKRFGYGVVRDFTGHGVGEAFHTGLIIPHYDAAPAYNTVIEPGMVFTIEPMLTLGTVDWDMWADDWTVVTRDRKRTAQFEHTLLVTESGAEVLTLP; this is encoded by the coding sequence ATGCCTTCCCTCACCTCGACTGCACCCATTGGCACCCTCGTCCCGGGGACAGTCAGCCCGCAGCTTCCCGTGCCGGCGTCCATTCCGCGTCCCGAGTACGTCGGCAAGGCCGCCCCGGCGAAGTTCACCGGGTCCGAGGTCAAGTCCGCCGAGACGATCGAGAAGATCAGGATCGCGTCGCGGATCGCGGCCCAGGCGATTGTCGAGGTGGGCAAGCACATTGTCCCCGGCGTCACCACCGACCAGCTGGACCGGGTGGGCCACGAGTTCCTGCTGGACCACAACGCGTACCCGTCCACCCTCGGCTACCGCGGCTTTCCAAAGTCGCTCTGCTCGTCGCTGAACGAGGTCATCTGCCACGGTATCCCGGACACTACGGTGGTGCAGGACGGTGACATTCTCAACATCGACATCACCGCCTTCATTGGCGGGGTGCACGGCGACACCAACTTCACCTTCCTGGTGGGCGAGGTGGACGAAGAGTCCCGGCTGCTGGTTGAGCGCACCCAGGAGTCCCTGCGCCGCGCCATCCGCGCCGTTGCACCGGGCCGTGAGATCAACGTCATCGGCCGGACCATCGAGTCCTATGCGAAGCGGTTCGGTTACGGCGTCGTCCGTGATTTCACCGGCCACGGCGTCGGCGAGGCGTTCCACACCGGGTTGATCATTCCGCACTACGACGCGGCCCCTGCCTACAACACGGTGATCGAGCCCGGCATGGTCTTTACGATTGAACCCATGCTGACGCTGGGAACGGTGGACTGGGACATGTGGGCCGATGACTGGACCGTGGTGACGCGTGACCGTAAGAGGACCGCGCAGTTCGAGCACACGCTGCTGGTCACCGAGTCCGGCGCCGAGGTCCTGACTCTCCCCTGA